A single genomic interval of Metasolibacillus fluoroglycofenilyticus harbors:
- the recQ gene encoding DNA helicase RecQ: protein MQEAKKHLQTYFGYASFRIGQEQAIAQVLDGIDTLVVMPTGGGKSLCYQIPALSLEGTTIVISPLISLMKDQVDMLVASGVPAAFLNSSQSMEEVQDVLRDVRNGRIKMLYIAPERLDNDYFCQTLATIKVPLIAVDEAHCISQWGHDFRPSYRNIHNILQLWPERPTVIALTATATPAVCEDIRGTLSIQDEHTFITGFARDNLRFSVQSAISRDAYVKEFLKNARNEAGIIYAATRKSVDSLYEQLVKMGVRVAKYHGGMDEVSRAQEQNRFLRDEAQVMVATNAFGMGINKTNVRFVLHYQMPRNMESYYQEAGRAGRDGLPSECILLYASSDEQTQRFLIDQAQDRTRIPMELTKLQQMVDYCHTESCLQGYIIEYFGEKDAEACGQCSNCADTRPKEDVTEDAQKVLSCIVRMGQKFGKTITAQVLAGSRNKKVSELRFDRLPTYGILKAMSAKDVANFIEFLIAEQLIAVSNGQFPTIFVAERGKEVLLGKQRVYRRQASSVQVAHDKDPLFEELRAVRMVIAKEEGVPPFVVFSDKTLHDMCAKRPQNEVEFLAISGVGESKLKKYGAQFIEAIIMFETANV from the coding sequence ATGCAAGAAGCAAAAAAGCATTTACAAACATATTTTGGCTATGCATCCTTTCGCATAGGTCAGGAGCAGGCAATCGCACAAGTGTTGGATGGGATAGACACGCTCGTTGTGATGCCGACAGGGGGTGGAAAATCACTTTGCTACCAGATTCCAGCACTTTCTTTAGAAGGAACGACTATCGTTATCTCGCCGCTTATTTCGCTTATGAAAGACCAGGTCGATATGCTAGTCGCAAGTGGTGTACCTGCAGCCTTTTTAAATAGCTCCCAATCGATGGAGGAAGTGCAAGATGTTTTACGCGATGTGCGCAATGGTCGAATAAAAATGCTTTATATTGCACCAGAGCGCCTAGACAATGATTATTTTTGTCAAACATTAGCGACGATTAAAGTGCCGCTCATCGCTGTCGATGAAGCACACTGTATTTCGCAATGGGGGCATGATTTTCGTCCGAGCTATCGCAATATCCACAACATTTTACAGCTTTGGCCAGAGCGCCCAACCGTTATTGCCTTAACTGCTACTGCAACGCCAGCAGTTTGTGAGGATATTCGAGGGACGCTATCGATTCAGGATGAGCATACCTTTATTACAGGCTTTGCCAGAGATAATCTGCGTTTTTCTGTGCAGTCTGCTATTAGCAGGGATGCGTATGTGAAAGAGTTTTTAAAAAATGCAAGGAATGAAGCTGGTATTATTTATGCCGCAACAAGAAAATCCGTTGATTCATTGTACGAGCAGCTTGTAAAAATGGGCGTGCGGGTAGCAAAATATCACGGTGGCATGGATGAGGTTTCACGCGCGCAGGAGCAAAATCGCTTTTTACGTGATGAGGCACAAGTGATGGTGGCGACAAATGCATTTGGAATGGGGATTAATAAAACAAATGTGCGCTTCGTGTTACATTACCAAATGCCACGAAATATGGAAAGCTATTATCAAGAGGCAGGACGGGCAGGACGGGATGGCTTGCCAAGTGAATGCATTTTATTATATGCCTCTAGTGATGAGCAGACACAGCGCTTTTTAATTGATCAAGCTCAGGACAGAACTCGCATCCCGATGGAGCTCACAAAGCTGCAGCAAATGGTCGATTATTGTCACACAGAAAGCTGCCTACAGGGCTATATTATCGAGTATTTTGGGGAGAAAGATGCTGAAGCTTGTGGGCAATGTAGCAATTGTGCAGATACACGACCGAAAGAAGATGTAACAGAGGATGCGCAAAAGGTCTTATCTTGTATTGTGCGTATGGGGCAAAAATTTGGTAAAACAATTACAGCACAGGTGCTAGCAGGCTCCCGTAATAAAAAGGTAAGTGAGCTGCGCTTTGATAGATTGCCGACATATGGTATTTTAAAGGCAATGTCAGCAAAGGATGTGGCTAACTTTATCGAGTTTTTAATTGCAGAGCAATTAATCGCTGTTAGTAACGGGCAATTTCCGACAATTTTTGTCGCAGAACGAGGCAAAGAGGTATTGCTAGGCAAGCAACGCGTTTATCGCAGACAAGCATCCTCTGTGCAAGTTGCCCATGATAAAGACCCGCTATTTGAAGAGCTTCGAGCCGTACGTATGGTGATTGCTAAAGAAGAAGGCGTGCCACCGTTTGTTGTCTTTTCAGATAAAACATTGCATGATATGTGTGCAAAACGCCCGCAAAATGAAGTGGAATTTTTAGCGATTAGTGGCGTAGGGGAGAGCAAACTTAAAAAATACGGTGCACAATTTATTGAAGCGATTATCATGTTTGAGACGGCGAATGTTTAG
- the msrA gene encoding peptide-methionine (S)-S-oxide reductase MsrA translates to MEKATFAGGCFWCMVKPFEEWDGIHKVTSGYMGGHIDNPTYEDVKAGQSGHLEVVQIEFDPSIFSYERLLEIYWMQIDPTDAGGQFHDRGESYSTAIFTHSKEQREQAENSKAALAASSRFSKPIVTAIRDAATFYEAEDYHQDYYKKESQHYKEDRAKSGRDEFINTHWQK, encoded by the coding sequence ATGGAAAAAGCAACATTTGCCGGCGGCTGTTTTTGGTGCATGGTTAAGCCTTTTGAAGAGTGGGACGGCATACATAAAGTAACAAGCGGCTATATGGGTGGTCATATTGATAATCCAACATATGAAGATGTGAAGGCTGGACAATCTGGTCATTTAGAGGTTGTTCAAATCGAATTTGATCCAAGCATATTTAGCTATGAACGACTGCTTGAAATTTACTGGATGCAAATTGATCCGACAGATGCAGGCGGGCAGTTTCATGACCGAGGTGAATCTTATTCAACAGCGATTTTTACACATAGCAAAGAGCAGCGTGAGCAGGCAGAAAATTCGAAGGCGGCTCTTGCGGCAAGCAGCCGCTTCAGCAAACCAATCGTCACAGCCATTCGAGACGCAGCAACTTTCTATGAAGCTGAGGATTATCACCAAGATTACTATAAAAAAGAATCGCAGCATTACAAGGAAGACCGCGCAAAATCAGGGCGCGATGAATTTATTAACACACATTGGCAAAAGTAA
- a CDS encoding branched-chain amino acid transporter permease, which translates to MTITQQIITVGVVVIGTMLTRFLPFFIFPANKPTPVYIQYLGKVLPAAVIGMLVIYCFKDVSFFSNRHGLPEILAVILVVSLHLWKRSMLLSIAAGTCFYMVLVQYVF; encoded by the coding sequence ATGACAATTACACAGCAAATTATAACAGTAGGGGTCGTTGTAATTGGTACGATGCTCACACGTTTTTTACCCTTTTTCATTTTCCCAGCTAATAAACCGACTCCCGTCTACATCCAATATCTTGGCAAAGTGTTACCTGCTGCCGTTATCGGTATGCTCGTTATTTATTGCTTTAAAGATGTCAGCTTTTTTTCTAATCGTCATGGATTGCCTGAAATTTTAGCGGTAATTCTTGTCGTCTCCCTGCATCTTTGGAAAAGAAGCATGCTATTATCTATCGCAGCAGGCACATGCTTCTATATGGTACTTGTGCAGTATGTCTTTTAG
- a CDS encoding hydroxymethylglutaryl-CoA lyase: MHFPKMVEITEVGPRDGLQNEAQFVPTEQKKKLIEQLVKTGVRRIETASFVHPRAVPQMADAQEIVAFSKSLGLDFLVLTPNMKALEMALAAGVQQIAVFVGASETFNERNIRRSIADSLQECEEMFRIAKEQGLFVRGYVSMCFSCPYEGAISYEQVARVVSHFVQHGVDEISIGDTNGQATPKIVYERFTRLREDYPNTKFIAHFHDTNGFAYANTIAALQAGITAFDSSVGGLGGCPFSPGATGNISTNKLVELMHKMGIATGIDEEKLLATSKYAHKIIM, from the coding sequence ATGCATTTTCCGAAAATGGTAGAAATAACTGAGGTAGGACCGAGAGACGGCTTGCAAAATGAAGCGCAATTTGTGCCGACAGAGCAAAAAAAGAAACTAATTGAACAGCTTGTTAAAACAGGGGTAAGACGCATTGAAACGGCTTCGTTTGTACATCCAAGGGCTGTACCACAAATGGCGGATGCGCAAGAAATTGTTGCTTTCTCGAAAAGCTTGGGTCTTGATTTTCTCGTATTGACACCGAATATGAAAGCGTTAGAAATGGCATTGGCAGCAGGGGTACAGCAAATTGCCGTTTTTGTCGGAGCGAGTGAAACTTTTAATGAGCGCAATATTAGACGCTCTATTGCTGATTCTTTGCAGGAATGTGAAGAAATGTTTCGCATAGCTAAAGAGCAAGGTTTATTCGTGCGTGGCTATGTATCGATGTGCTTTAGCTGTCCGTATGAAGGCGCCATTTCATACGAGCAAGTAGCACGTGTTGTAAGCCATTTTGTCCAGCATGGTGTTGATGAGATTTCCATTGGGGACACAAATGGTCAAGCAACGCCAAAAATTGTCTATGAGCGCTTTACTAGATTGCGAGAGGATTATCCGAATACTAAATTTATCGCTCATTTCCATGATACAAATGGCTTCGCTTACGCCAACACCATTGCCGCGCTGCAGGCAGGAATTACAGCTTTTGATAGCTCAGTTGGTGGGTTAGGTGGCTGTCCGTTTTCTCCAGGTGCAACAGGCAATATATCGACAAATAAGCTAGTAGAGCTCATGCATAAAATGGGCATTGCAACAGGCATTGATGAAGAGAAATTACTTGCTACAAGCAAATATGCACATAAAATTATTATGTAA
- a CDS encoding AzlC family ABC transporter permease, with amino-acid sequence MNSTNATRAALKFAFPQTVPILAGFLFLGIAYGIFMNSLGFHAIYPILMSLFIFAGSMEFVAANLLLISFNPLSAFFLTLMVNARHLFYGISMLDKYGQSGHKKWYLIYGMCDESFAINSTLNIPNNLDKGKVMLFVTLLNQIYWVAGATIGGVFGSFITFNTEGLEFVMTALFVVIFLEHWLNTKQHYSAMLGLLLSAISLAVFGGERFIIPAMLAILGVLTLLRPTLQKEKRTAL; translated from the coding sequence TTGAACAGCACAAACGCAACACGTGCTGCGCTAAAATTCGCGTTTCCCCAAACGGTTCCCATTTTAGCGGGCTTTTTATTTTTAGGCATCGCCTATGGAATTTTTATGAATTCTCTAGGCTTCCATGCCATTTATCCGATTTTAATGAGCCTCTTTATTTTCGCAGGCTCAATGGAGTTTGTGGCAGCGAATCTACTGCTTATTTCCTTTAATCCACTTAGCGCCTTTTTCTTAACGCTAATGGTCAATGCAAGACATTTATTTTACGGTATTTCAATGTTAGATAAATATGGTCAGTCTGGTCATAAAAAATGGTATCTCATATACGGTATGTGTGATGAATCTTTTGCTATCAATAGCACGCTGAATATTCCGAATAATCTTGATAAGGGAAAGGTCATGCTATTCGTCACACTGTTAAATCAAATTTATTGGGTGGCTGGTGCAACAATTGGAGGTGTTTTCGGTTCGTTCATTACCTTTAATACAGAGGGCTTGGAATTTGTAATGACCGCTCTATTCGTCGTTATTTTTTTAGAACATTGGTTAAATACAAAGCAGCACTATAGTGCAATGCTAGGACTCTTGCTATCGGCGATTTCGCTAGCCGTTTTCGGTGGTGAACGCTTTATCATCCCTGCAATGCTGGCGATTTTAGGTGTTTTAACACTACTTCGTCCAACATTACAAAAGGAAAAGAGGACTGCCCTATGA
- a CDS encoding LCP family protein — protein MEQLERRQTRHKRKKFRTGRFIFLIIIALLLGAVAYSVQQYRSGQNLASETKLPEQDFVADAKKGEIENFLILGVDSRGEEKSRTDTMMLLSWNHDTNDIKLVSFMRDIYADIPGYQSYKLNTAYYLGGVQLLKDTLNAMFEVPIHHYAVIDFKSFEALIDILAPNGITMDVEKDMSAYIGVSLKQGTQQLNGKELLGYARFRQDAEGDFGRVARQQKVMDALKSELLSPANAKNLPKFIGAAQGYMTTDLTSAQELKIALSIAAGGGVEIEKMTIPVEGTYTFNSYQHAGSVLEIDQQQNQALLHEFLQMK, from the coding sequence ATGGAGCAGCTTGAACGACGACAAACACGACATAAACGAAAAAAATTTCGTACAGGAAGGTTTATTTTTCTAATAATTATCGCATTGCTATTAGGAGCAGTTGCTTATAGTGTTCAGCAATATCGCAGTGGACAAAATCTTGCAAGTGAAACAAAGCTGCCTGAGCAAGACTTTGTAGCGGATGCAAAAAAAGGAGAGATTGAAAATTTTTTAATTTTAGGTGTCGATAGTCGAGGAGAGGAGAAGTCGCGTACAGATACGATGATGCTATTATCATGGAATCACGACACGAATGATATAAAGCTTGTCTCATTTATGCGTGATATTTATGCAGACATTCCGGGCTATCAATCCTATAAGCTGAATACAGCCTACTACTTAGGCGGTGTGCAATTATTAAAAGATACGTTGAATGCAATGTTTGAAGTGCCTATTCATCATTATGCAGTCATTGATTTTAAAAGTTTTGAAGCGCTAATTGATATTTTAGCGCCAAATGGTATTACGATGGATGTCGAAAAGGATATGTCGGCATATATTGGAGTTTCATTAAAGCAAGGTACGCAGCAGCTAAATGGCAAGGAATTGTTAGGCTATGCACGCTTTAGACAAGATGCAGAAGGTGATTTTGGGCGTGTTGCTCGTCAACAAAAGGTGATGGATGCATTAAAGAGTGAGCTATTATCACCAGCAAATGCCAAAAATTTACCGAAATTTATCGGTGCAGCACAAGGCTATATGACTACCGATTTAACATCTGCACAGGAGTTAAAAATAGCGCTATCTATAGCAGCAGGTGGTGGCGTAGAAATCGAAAAAATGACGATTCCTGTCGAGGGAACATATACATTTAACTCGTATCAGCATGCAGGCTCTGTTTTAGAAATCGATCAGCAGCAAAATCAAGCTTTGCTACATGAGTTTTTACAGATGAAATAA